In Carya illinoinensis cultivar Pawnee chromosome 9, C.illinoinensisPawnee_v1, whole genome shotgun sequence, the following are encoded in one genomic region:
- the LOC122277263 gene encoding carbohydrate-binding X8 domain-containing protein-like has protein sequence MGATTFWRLALISFSLFLSSGSSVAEKPPSEAIQQNKLQHNKENRMLFPSSVSITQLDTVPIVNPTTPGTTPTPIVIPTSPPAPITDPTTTPTAPTTTTPTAPTTTTPTTPTTTTPTTPTTTTPASSGGSWCIASQAASETALQVAIDYACGYGGADCSAIQPGSSCYNPNTLRDHASYAFNDYYHKNPAPTSCVFGGTAQLTYTDPSSGNCHYASSTTTPSMSSPAIPTPTTPTTIPMTPPTPTMSIPGGSTIYGSEPTGSPNSASSVSYCSLMLFTITALVGARAAYYL, from the exons ATGGGTGCTACCACTTTTTGGCGTCTTGCATTGATTTCCTTCAGCCTTTTCCTCAGCTCAG GCTCAAGTGTTGCAGAGAAACCTCCTTCAGAAGCAATCCAACAAAACAAATTACAGCACAATAAAGAAAACCGGATGCTCTTCCCATCTTCAGTGTCCATTACACAACTGGATACCGTCCCCATTGTCAACCCAACTACTCCAGGTACAACTCCAACTCCTATTGTGATTCCTACATCCCCACCGGCACCGATAACAGATCCAACCACAACTCCGACGGCCCCAACCACCACAACGCCGACGGCCCCAACCACCACAACACCCACAACCCCGACCACCACAACACCCACGACCCCAACCACCACAACTCCAGCATCATCAGGTGGATCTTGGTGCATTGCAAGCCAAGCAGCTTCAGAAACAGCTTTACAGGTGGCTATTGACTATGCTTGTGGCTATGGAGGAGCAGACTGTTCTGCAATTCAACCAGGATCAAGCTGTTACAACCCAAACACTCTGCGTGATCACGCTTCATATGCCTTCAACGACTACTACCATAAAAATCCAGCACCTACCAGTTGTGTATTTGGAGGAACGGCACAACTTACCTACACTGACCCGA GTAGTGGAAACTGTCACTATGCATCATCCACGACAACACCCAG CATGAGCTCGCCGGCTATCCCGACCCCAACAACCCCAACAACAATCCCAATGACCCCACCCACACCGACCATGAGTATACCTGGTGGATCAACAATATATGGCTCAGAACCAACAGGAAGCCCTAACTCAGCCAGCTCAGTCTCCTATTGTTCACTGATGCTCTTCACCATAACTGCTCTGGTGGGGGCCCGTGCTGCATATTATCTTTAA
- the LOC122277264 gene encoding cold-regulated 413 inner membrane protein 1, chloroplastic-like isoform X1, with the protein MASLSLPSASLRTFSPFNNSTKGSPSLVAPRRPPKLFFDVARSSGSLSYNPLRFSVDYKGQVMKTEKRKRGLGVICYSAPLAPRTLQWISTVSSAVLLVASGTAVQKSFIVPLFALQAPASIISWMKGEYGFWAAFLALLIRLFFFIPGELELPLAALLLVILAPHQVMNLRGTQEGAIIALVIAGYLAFQHFSRAGSMQKAFDQGSIVATLAVIFITAVSCLLLI; encoded by the exons AtggcgtctctctctctcccttcagCTTCGCTGAGAACTTTCTCTCCGTTCAACAACAGCACCAAAGGATCTCCATCTCTTGTCGCTCCGCGTCGTCCGCCCAAGCTCTTCTTCGATGTCGCTCGAAGCTCTGGCTCACTCAGCTACAATCCCCTCAG GTTCTCGGTGGATTATAAGGGACAGGTGATGAAGACGGAAAAAAGGAAGAGGGGACTCGGTGTGATTTGTTATTCTGCGCCTCTGGCTCCTCGTACCCTCCAGTGGATCTCCACCGTTTCGTCTGC GGTGTTATTGGTTGCCAGTGGCACTGCTGTTCAGAAATCGTTTATTGTTCCTTTATTTGCTCTGCAAGCTCCAGCAAGTATCATCTCATGGATGAA GGGAGAATATGGTTTTTGGGCTGCATTCCTGGCACTTCTCATCCGTCTATTCTTCTTCATTCCTG GTGAACTTGAGTTACCATTAGCAGCATTACTGTTGGTGATTCTAGCTCCTCATCAGGTTATGAACCTACG TGGAACTCAGGAAGGTGCTATTATTGCCTTGGTAATTGCGGGATATTTAGCTTTCCAGCATTTCTCACGAGCAGGCAGCATGCAGAAAGCATTTGACCAAGGTTCAATTGTTGCCACCTTAGCCGTTATCTTCATTACTGCCGTATCATGCTTACTTTTGATCTGA
- the LOC122277794 gene encoding mitochondrial inner membrane protease subunit 1 isoform X2, with the protein MWHYRSIVREAWHRTMAVANFLCGLHVTNTYLCTAALAYGPSMLPTFNLTGDLFLAERLSTRFDKVRPGDVVLVRSPENPRKLIVKRLLGMEGDSVTYAVDPKNSSRCNTVVVPKGHVWIEGDNIYASRDSRQFGPVPYGLLEGKAFCKILEAEAHVMTSGTFVLYGHLKNLVPWDKRNEESRSIRYHLPYICSSLE; encoded by the exons ATGTGGCACTATAGGAGCATAGTGAGAGAAGCATGGCATCGAACCATGGCGGTGGCCAACTTCCTCTGCGGCCTTCACGTCACCAACACTTACCTCTGTACTGCCGCCCTT GCCTACGGTCCCAGCATGCTCCCGACCTTCAATCTTACCGGTGATCTGTTCCTTGCCGAGCGGCTCTCCACCCGATTTGACAAGGTGCGACCCGGAGATGTCGTCCTCGTACGGTCTCCTGAGAATCCTCGGAAGTTGATAGTGAAGCGCTTGCTGGGAATGGAGGGTGATTCTGTCACGTACGCTGTCGACCCCAAGAACAGTTCTAGATGCAACACTGTCGTG GTTCCAAAGGGACATGTTTGGATTGAGGGAGACAACATCTATGCCTCAAGAGATTCAAGACAATTTGGGCCTGTTCCTTATGGCCTACTCGAAGGCAAAGCATTTTGCAAG ATTTTAGAAGCTGAGGCCCATGTGATGACCTCTGGGACTTTCGTGTT ATATGGCCACCTAAAGAATTTGGTTCCTTGggacaagcggaatgaagaatccaGATCTATAAG GTACCATCTACCCTACATCTGCAGTTCATTAGAGTAA
- the LOC122277794 gene encoding mitochondrial inner membrane protease subunit 1 isoform X1, whose amino-acid sequence MWHYRSIVREAWHRTMAVANFLCGLHVTNTYLCTAALAYGPSMLPTFNLTGDLFLAERLSTRFDKVRPGDVVLVRSPENPRKLIVKRLLGMEGDSVTYAVDPKNSSRCNTVVVPKGHVWIEGDNIYASRDSRQFGPVPYGLLEGKAFCKILEAEAHVMTSGTFVLYGHLKNLVPWDKRNEESRSIRLFVAAFRDLILLS is encoded by the exons ATGTGGCACTATAGGAGCATAGTGAGAGAAGCATGGCATCGAACCATGGCGGTGGCCAACTTCCTCTGCGGCCTTCACGTCACCAACACTTACCTCTGTACTGCCGCCCTT GCCTACGGTCCCAGCATGCTCCCGACCTTCAATCTTACCGGTGATCTGTTCCTTGCCGAGCGGCTCTCCACCCGATTTGACAAGGTGCGACCCGGAGATGTCGTCCTCGTACGGTCTCCTGAGAATCCTCGGAAGTTGATAGTGAAGCGCTTGCTGGGAATGGAGGGTGATTCTGTCACGTACGCTGTCGACCCCAAGAACAGTTCTAGATGCAACACTGTCGTG GTTCCAAAGGGACATGTTTGGATTGAGGGAGACAACATCTATGCCTCAAGAGATTCAAGACAATTTGGGCCTGTTCCTTATGGCCTACTCGAAGGCAAAGCATTTTGCAAG ATTTTAGAAGCTGAGGCCCATGTGATGACCTCTGGGACTTTCGTGTT ATATGGCCACCTAAAGAATTTGGTTCCTTGggacaagcggaatgaagaatccaGATCTATAAG GCTTTTTGTAGCTGCTTTCCGTGATCTGATACTATTGAGCTAG
- the LOC122277794 gene encoding mitochondrial inner membrane protease subunit 1 isoform X3 — protein sequence MWHYRSIVREAWHRTMAVANFLCGLHVTNTYLCTAALAYGPSMLPTFNLTGDLFLAERLSTRFDKVRPGDVVLVRSPENPRKLIVKRLLGMEGDSVTYAVDPKNSSRCNTVVVPKGHVWIEGDNIYASRDSRQFGPVPYGLLEGKAFCKIWPPKEFGSLGQAE from the exons ATGTGGCACTATAGGAGCATAGTGAGAGAAGCATGGCATCGAACCATGGCGGTGGCCAACTTCCTCTGCGGCCTTCACGTCACCAACACTTACCTCTGTACTGCCGCCCTT GCCTACGGTCCCAGCATGCTCCCGACCTTCAATCTTACCGGTGATCTGTTCCTTGCCGAGCGGCTCTCCACCCGATTTGACAAGGTGCGACCCGGAGATGTCGTCCTCGTACGGTCTCCTGAGAATCCTCGGAAGTTGATAGTGAAGCGCTTGCTGGGAATGGAGGGTGATTCTGTCACGTACGCTGTCGACCCCAAGAACAGTTCTAGATGCAACACTGTCGTG GTTCCAAAGGGACATGTTTGGATTGAGGGAGACAACATCTATGCCTCAAGAGATTCAAGACAATTTGGGCCTGTTCCTTATGGCCTACTCGAAGGCAAAGCATTTTGCAAG ATATGGCCACCTAAAGAATTTGGTTCCTTGggacaagcggaatga
- the LOC122277264 gene encoding cold-regulated 413 inner membrane protein 1, chloroplastic-like isoform X2, protein MASLSLPSASLRTFSPFNNSTKGSPSLVAPRRPPKLFFDVARSSGSLSYNPLRFSVDYKGQVMKTEKRKRGLGVICYSAPLAPRTLQWISTVSSAGEYGFWAAFLALLIRLFFFIPGELELPLAALLLVILAPHQVMNLRGTQEGAIIALVIAGYLAFQHFSRAGSMQKAFDQGSIVATLAVIFITAVSCLLLI, encoded by the exons AtggcgtctctctctctcccttcagCTTCGCTGAGAACTTTCTCTCCGTTCAACAACAGCACCAAAGGATCTCCATCTCTTGTCGCTCCGCGTCGTCCGCCCAAGCTCTTCTTCGATGTCGCTCGAAGCTCTGGCTCACTCAGCTACAATCCCCTCAG GTTCTCGGTGGATTATAAGGGACAGGTGATGAAGACGGAAAAAAGGAAGAGGGGACTCGGTGTGATTTGTTATTCTGCGCCTCTGGCTCCTCGTACCCTCCAGTGGATCTCCACCGTTTCGTCTGC GGGAGAATATGGTTTTTGGGCTGCATTCCTGGCACTTCTCATCCGTCTATTCTTCTTCATTCCTG GTGAACTTGAGTTACCATTAGCAGCATTACTGTTGGTGATTCTAGCTCCTCATCAGGTTATGAACCTACG TGGAACTCAGGAAGGTGCTATTATTGCCTTGGTAATTGCGGGATATTTAGCTTTCCAGCATTTCTCACGAGCAGGCAGCATGCAGAAAGCATTTGACCAAGGTTCAATTGTTGCCACCTTAGCCGTTATCTTCATTACTGCCGTATCATGCTTACTTTTGATCTGA